The segment TCTGTTTATCCCTATGCAAAGCTACTTGCACTGCTTTTTGCGACCATCTTTCTCATAGGATTTGGTGGGTTAGCGCTCTATGCTGTCAGTGATGGTAGCTTGGCGGAAGCTCTTTGGCTTTCATGGACATTTGTAGCTGATTCAGGAAATCATGCTGATAGGGTTGGCACCGGGCCCAGAATTGTTTCTGTCTCTATAAGTTCAGGAGGCATGCTGATATTTGCCATGATGCTTGGACTTGTCTCGGATGCAATCTCAGAAAAGGTAGATTCGCTGCGGAAAGGAAAGAGCGAAGTAATCGAAAAGAACCATATACTAATTCTTGGATGGAGTGACAAATTGGTAATTCATACTAGTTACTTTGAACTATCATTCACTGTTTCCTTtgcattttcatttttgttaacTAGTATAATGTTTGTATAAATTAGGAGCTTGTCAAAAGCAAATACTCAGCTGTCCAAGGCacaaaaaatggttttttatgtttttttcaataggAACTAAacgtggggtttttttttaataggaagGAATTACTCATGGTTTAGGTTGATCAAGTTAGTACACGAGAATAGGACTGTCATGTtcctttttctatataaaaatctCGTCTCTTAAAAACCAATTTGGCTGTAATTTAATTAAGTGCTTGATAAGATGTTAAGAGAGGtttctatataaaaatttcttggctcttaaaaatcaatttggcCATGTAAATCTTGTGGTGACAGAGTTGCATTTTAGAATCAAGGTGTTCTTTGAACTCTTCTTTTACTGGTATGAGAGGCTGACCATGTAAATCTTATGATGACAGTGTAAACTCTTTTTAAGAGTAAGACTAGGTGTTAAAGATGATGTTTTGGTTGTAGGGCTCACTTTTGAAGCAGCTAGCAATAGCAAACAAGAGCATTGGTGGCGGTGTTATAGTTGTACTagcagagagagagaaggaagaaatGGAGATGGATATAGCGAAGCTCGAATTTGACTTCATGGGCACTTCTGTTATATGCAGAAGTGGTAGTCCTCTTATCCTGGCTGACTTAAAGAAAGTATGTTTGAGTATTTTTTGCTATGTTTTCCAATTTGTAGTTTTTTGGTCTGgattgatttttgtgttttcatatTCATAGGTTTCAGTATCAAAGGCACGTGCTATTATTGTATTAGCATCTGATGAGAATGCAGATCaggttcttttctttctcaatgtTGCTATCCAACTTCATAACTCAAAAATTACAAAGATTTCTGTATTTTTGTTACCAGAGTGATGCGCGTGCCTTAAGGGTTGTTCTCAGTCTAACAGGAGTTAAAGAGGGTTTGAGGGGTCATGTGGTTGTGGAGATGAGTGACCTTGACAACGAACCTCTTGTGAAGCTTGTTGGAGGGGAACTCATTGAAACAGTTGTTGCACATGACGTTATAGGACGCTTGATGATTCAGTGTGCTCTGCAACCAGGCCTTGCACAGGTTTACTCAGATGAGCCTTCACTACCCTTTTAAGAAAAgggatttattttcttttctaagaaaagtttattttattatttttttatatatataaaagcaagaGTTTTATTAAAGAAGAATTAGCAAAAAGGTTAGAAGCCAGCTAAAATCTCAACATCATACCTAAGGCTCCAAAATCCCTGAAACAAAACAAGTGAAAACACTAGTAAAGAATTTCAACACCCAGGCTAAGTGACCTAACACACAAAATTCTAATCAAAATGAAACTGTCTGCAGAAACTGAAATTCAGAAAGCAACCAGAATCAAGCCATTACCagacaaaaaggaaaaagatatgGAAACTAGCCACCAACCAAGAACAGCAATGAGGAAAGTCCACgataaacaatctaaaaaagaGAACAGAAGACAAAGAACAATATCTTCCCCTTTAGAGGACCAGATGATAGAGTTGTAAGGAGCCTTAGAATTCTCCAGCTCAGCAAAAGACCcctaagaaaaagaagaagtagaaaaaCCTTTAGAGATTCAAAACCACCCTAACCCCAAACAAAACAGCGCAAAACTTACTGCATAATGGATGAGAATGCtcatgtttttggtattttgagaAAAAGGAGAATaggacataaaaaaatttggtgttTGAATTTCATTCACATCATTGATTATATTAGTTCCCCACTGATCCCTCCCCAAACCATTTCTTACAAGTAGAACATGCTGTTATGGGCATCATGAACTTGGAAaatgtaattttccaaaataaataaaaaattcatttcaaatgaAAAGGTGGTATTTAAATTAGATGAGCTTTTAGTCGGTGGTTCATGTCAAGGTGCACGACTTGACTGCATTTGAGAAAAGACCCTTAGTGCCACCATTTTCTGTGTGGTAGAGTGTATTTTTCACCTCTTTTAGCCTTCATTCAAATGAAATTCCTTTTATCGAAACATTGTGATGCTCAAGGTATATTTGCAGCACTTTTGATCCAAAGAACCATCACTCTATATAACCGGGCAGTATCAGTGCCAGTTGGACCAACCATTTACTTTTGATGGTTGTATGGCTGACATTAATCCCAGAAGCACTCTACATCCTGATGAAATGCTGTGTCCTTTTGTACAATTAGATAAGTGAAAATGTTTAAGGTTCAGTTTTTTGCAGCCTGCAAAACTATATGTAAGCTCCAACTGATTCACCTAAAATTGCATGGACACGTCCctcaaattcaatttgaagTAAAGCAGATGCCACAACAATAGCATGGCATGCAGCACAGACTTATCTTTTCCATCATACTGTCTGAATTTTAAGAATTAAGACAGTGGCATCATGGGACTGCTGAAAAAAATttactgttttgtttttggtgacAGTACCTTCAGTTTTGTTATCTTGTCATGCATGTGCCATGCTCTTTTAAATATCTATGCAATTCTAACTTTTCAGTTAGTATTGTCTGTTTCAACAATTTAGAGCAATTTTTTCCTTTGGCCAGATCTGGGAAGATATACTGGGGTTTGAGAATGCAGAGTTCTACATCAAAAGGTGGCCTCAATTGGATGGTCTGCTTTTTCAAGATGTGCTCATTTCATTTCCTGAAGCAATTCCCTGTGGAGTTAAGGTTGCAGCTGAAGgtggaaagataaaattaaatcctGATGATAACTATGCTCTAAAAGAAGGAGATGAAATTCTTGTTATAGCCGAGGATGATGACACCTACGCTCCAGGTCCTCTTCCAGAGGTTATCCTTCTTTTCAAACTTGATGGAGCAGAAAGTTGGATACCTGTTGATGATTTTCAACTCTGGAAGTTACTAAATTAAGCTTTTATCGATTCCTTCGATTTTCTGGCTAAAATTTCATATCCagctgaaaaagaaaagaacagacACAACAATAATTTTGTATCATTTATATGGACAAGTTAATCACATCTGCCTGTCAATTTCTTTTCCACAtgttaaacagaaaaaacactTGCTACATTcccagtgaaaaaaaaaagtattttagatGTATTTTCTCATCTTACATGCCATATCTGTTTCCAGGTACGTCGAAGTTCTTGTCCGAAAACAATGGATCCTCCAAAATATCCAGAGAAGATACTGTTCTGTGGCTGGCGACGTGACATTGATGACATGATAATGGTATAATGCAGTCCACACACACACTCCCCTTTCCCTCTTGCATTGAAGGGGGTTGAATTGGAGTTACTGACTaataaacaaaaggaaaattaattacAGAGCTCCaacttattttatgttttctcaGGTTCTGGAAGCTTTACTTGCTCCAGGTTCGGAACTGTGGATGTTCAATGAGGTCccagaaaaggagagagaaaagaagctTACTGATGGCGGACTTGATATTCATGGATTAGAGAACATAACACTTGTCCATCGTGAGGGAAACGCTGTCATCAAACGACATTTGGAGAATCTTCCTCTTGAGACTTTTGATTCTGTAAGTTGCATTACCttattttctgtctctctcAGTCTCACGGTGATATCGAAGGTTACTGTGTGTGGATCTTAAATAAGGGTAGGCTTTACAAGTGCTTGTTCAAAGTAGTAAAATGTCTATAATTCATTTAGATATTGAACCCAAAAGCTGAGACTATTAACTGGAGAGGCCAATGTGTCGTGCAATGCTATAACAGGCTGTAATAGTTAATATATCTGGATTAAGAAATGTGGGATTATGCATCATCCATCTAATGTTCAAGGCTAACAGAACACAATATTTATCGCCTAAAATTAGCGGGTTGAGATCTTCTGACACCTTATTAACCATACAAAgactcctttttatttatttttgttggagagATTATATTTACTCTCCTTACTTGATCAATATGGGATGACACCACAACTATTTTTGGCTACTTGTTCACatgttaaattttcttgttatcTTCAATGCATGACGGGCACAGAAACCTTTTTAACTTTATTCCACAAACTCAATTCCACTACTAATCACTAACTCTAAATGGACAGATATTAATTCTTGCAGATGAGTCATTGGAAGATTCCATTGTGCATTCTGACTCCAGATCTCTTGCTACCCTTCTCCTTATTCGAGATATACAGGTAACTGCTATTGCTGCTTCCTTCCAATAATTCTGATATGATATTTCTGATTAAACCCAATATTTTGAGTGCCTCCCAGCTCTCATCTCTTTTTCCTAGTAATTTGTATTCACCCATGCCTTTAAAGACAGCCATGGTTCTGCTAGTAGGTCCCTGTTTTCCAGCTCTCAAGGTCAATGCATCCGTATATATGAAACATTTTGGATCCCTTGAACATAGTTTTATCCAGAAATAACTAGAATAGTTCTTCCATAGCAATTAGTGCAGGTTTAATTTGAACTTGAGTGAAATGGTTTGGCAAATTTATACGGAACTTTTGCTTGTGGAAAATTTTGAGTTCCATGACGACACTTGCATGTGTAGTTGTTACAGTTGATGCCATGTTGCAGAACGAGTAATGTTTGAGTGAAGTAGAAGCCATACTATCCCAAATTCCTTTCTTCTAAACTCTTCGCCTGGTTCAAAGAATATCCtgttattccttttctttttatttatttgattacaagATAAGAGAACACGCATTGGCATATTCAGTATTTTAGAGAACTTGTGATTGTTACTTCAGCTGTACGCTAACCATAGGGAAATATCACCAGTTTTTGTATCATCATCTTCCTTCTTCAATcaattttccttcttctttgaATCATTATAGAATGCAGGTTGCATGGATCATTTTTTACTGCCGACACATTTTAGCTTGTTATGATTCAGAGCAGTTGCAACTCTACTTTAGCAATGTTTAAGATGAGTTTTTATGCTACTGAATGCTGATGATTGCGTTTTGTTCAGCTCAATAtggattatttatatatttaatcagTAGCCTTAATATTGTCGCCCATATTGTCtgggaagaaaaatgaaattccaTCCCGCAATCTTACTTGTATCTACACTTACCGTGGAGAGGAGATTAAGTAATGGGAGATGAAGTGTAAAAGGGGTTGGAGGAGATTAGGTTTAGACATGTAGGATAGAAGAGAAGGTCTAAATCGCATGTGTTCTGCCTTACTTGTTTTTTGTgcagaaaaccaaaatttactTGTAAAACCAATTCGCAGCCTGTACGTGTTTTGAATAAATGATTGCTAATAAAGCTGCCTCTTCTTTGCCTCATGGAATGCAGTTAAAGCGTCTCCCTTACAGAGATGCAAAGCCAACTTCTTTACGGATTTCTGGGTTCTCTCATAGCTCATGGATCCGTGAAATGCAACAAGCATCggataaatcaataattattagtGAAATCTTAGATTCTAGGACTAGAAACCTTGTCTCAGTGTCCCGAATCAGTGATTATGTGCTATCAAATGAGCTGGTAAGCATGGCACTTGCAATGGTTGCTGAAGACAAGCAAATAAATCGTGTTCTTGAGGAGCTTTTTGCAGAGGAGGTACCTTCCAAATCTCATCTGACTTTAAAGCTGTTATACTTTGTCATACCTAGTTGTACTTAGAAAATATGTGCATGGATCTGTCCctgcaattgttttttcttctccgAAACTTTGAATTTTTGCATGCTTACACCTTGTTCCTATTTT is part of the Populus nigra chromosome 8, ddPopNigr1.1, whole genome shotgun sequence genome and harbors:
- the LOC133700673 gene encoding ion channel POLLUX-like isoform X3 is translated as MADIKKDSVSPPPQPPPSLPPTRNDDVDSRKASERPLLKKTKTTSSSIPDDTRFPGPLFPAVRRTAPPPLTPSTHHHLRPPLSDLRLSTNNNNHATVNATNSSIDISSSSNNSSFSVDRDWMYPSFLGPHVARSRVTVKGRRGNNKVAAEAEEKEKHNTGATPSSITTSTDASAANKGKVKEEKLLKVDDDIKEVKTAAATQVLVTRSGVNRSRGFKSSSIFYLLNFTCIVFMSFSIYLSNKVAKLEEENINLRTVCSNKGGGCNDGIEVLQPEDYSSFYLGNGDSRTVALYTVMFTLVIPFLLYKYLDYLPQIKTLSKRTMNNKEEAPLKKRIAYMVDVCFSVYPYAKLLALLFATIFLIGFGGLALYAVSDGSLAEALWLSWTFVADSGNHADRVGTGPRIVSVSISSGGMLIFAMMLGLVSDAISEKVDSLRKGKSEVIEKNHILILGWSDKLGSLLKQLAIANKSIGGGVIVVLAEREKEEMEMDIAKLEFDFMGTSVICRSGSPLILADLKKVSVSKARAIIVLASDENADQSDARALRVVLSLTGVKEGLRGHVVVEMSDLDNEPLVKLVGGELIETVVAHDVIGRLMIQCALQPGLAQIWEDILGFENAEFYIKRWPQLDGLLFQDVLISFPEAIPCGVKVAAEGGKIKLNPDDNYALKEGDEILVIAEDDDTYAPGPLPEVRRSSCPKTMDPPKYPEKILFCGWRRDIDDMIMVLEALLAPGSELWMFNEVPEKEREKKLTDGGLDIHGLENITLVHREGNAVIKRHLENLPLETFDSMSHWKIPLCILTPDLLLPFSLFEIYRLHGSFFTADTF
- the LOC133700673 gene encoding ion channel POLLUX-like isoform X4 translates to MADIKKDSVSPPPQPPPSLPPTRNDDVDSRKASERPLLKKTKTTSSSIPDDTRFPGPLFPAVRRTAPPPLTPSTHHHLRPPLSDLRLSTNNNNHATVNATNSSIDISSSSNNSSFSVDRDWMYPSFLGPHVARSRVTVKGRRGNNKVAAEAEEKEKHNTGATPSSITTSTDASAANKGKVKEEKLLKVDDDIKEVKTAAATQVLVTRSGVNRSRGFKSSSIFYLLNFTCIVFMSFSIYLSNKVAKLEEENINLRTVCSNKGGGCNDGIEVLQPEDYSSFYLGNGDSRTVALYTVMFTLVIPFLLYKYLDYLPQIKTLSKRTMNNKEEAPLKKRIAYMVDVCFSVYPYAKLLALLFATIFLIGFGGLALYAVSDGSLAEALWLSWTFVADSGNHADRVGTGPRIVSVSISSGGMLIFAMMLGLVSDAISEKVDSLRKGKSEVIEKNHILILGWSDKLGSLLKQLAIANKSIGGGVIVVLAEREKEEMEMDIAKLEFDFMGTSVICRSGSPLILADLKKVSVSKARAIIVLASDENADQSDARALRVVLSLTGVKEGLRGHVVVEMSDLDNEPLVKLVGGELIETVVAHDVIGRLMIQCALQPGLAQIWEDILGFENAEFYIKRWPQLDGLLFQDVLISFPEAIPCGVKVAAEGGKIKLNPDDNYALKEGDEILVIAEDDDTYAPGPLPEVRRSSCPKTMDPPKYPEKILFCGWRRDIDDMIMVLEALLAPGSELWMFNEVPEKEREKKLTDGGLDIHGLENITLVHREGNAVIKRHLENLPLETFDSMSHWKIPLCILTPDLLLPFSLFEIYS
- the LOC133700673 gene encoding ion channel DMI1-like isoform X1, with the translated sequence MADIKKDSVSPPPQPPPSLPPTRNDDVDSRKASERPLLKKTKTTSSSIPDDTRFPGPLFPAVRRTAPPPLTPSTHHHLRPPLSDLRLSTNNNNHATVNATNSSIDISSSSNNSSFSVDRDWMYPSFLGPHVARSRVTVKGRRGNNKVAAEAEEKEKHNTGATPSSITTSTDASAANKGKVKEEKLLKVDDDIKEVKTAAATQVLVTRSGVNRSRGFKSSSIFYLLNFTCIVFMSFSIYLSNKVAKLEEENINLRTVCSNKGGGCNDGIEVLQPEDYSSFYLGNGDSRTVALYTVMFTLVIPFLLYKYLDYLPQIKTLSKRTMNNKEEAPLKKRIAYMVDVCFSVYPYAKLLALLFATIFLIGFGGLALYAVSDGSLAEALWLSWTFVADSGNHADRVGTGPRIVSVSISSGGMLIFAMMLGLVSDAISEKVDSLRKGKSEVIEKNHILILGWSDKLGSLLKQLAIANKSIGGGVIVVLAEREKEEMEMDIAKLEFDFMGTSVICRSGSPLILADLKKVSVSKARAIIVLASDENADQSDARALRVVLSLTGVKEGLRGHVVVEMSDLDNEPLVKLVGGELIETVVAHDVIGRLMIQCALQPGLAQIWEDILGFENAEFYIKRWPQLDGLLFQDVLISFPEAIPCGVKVAAEGGKIKLNPDDNYALKEGDEILVIAEDDDTYAPGPLPEVRRSSCPKTMDPPKYPEKILFCGWRRDIDDMIMVLEALLAPGSELWMFNEVPEKEREKKLTDGGLDIHGLENITLVHREGNAVIKRHLENLPLETFDSILILADESLEDSIVHSDSRSLATLLLIRDIQLKRLPYRDAKPTSLRISGFSHSSWIREMQQASDKSIIISEILDSRTRNLVSVSRISDYVLSNELVSMALAMVAEDKQINRVLEELFAEEGNEMCIKPAEFYLFDQEEIPFYEIMIRGRQRNEIVIGYRLANAERAIINPPEKSEPRKWSLDDVFVVISLGD
- the LOC133700673 gene encoding ion channel POLLUX-like isoform X2; this encodes MADIKKDSVSPPPQPPPSLPPTRNDDVDSRKASERPLLKKTKTTSSSIPDDTRFPGPLFPAVRRTAPPPLTPSTHHHLRPPLSDLRLSTNNNNHATVNATNSSIDISSSSNNSSFSVDRDWMYPSFLGPHVARSRVTVKGRRGNNKVAAEAEEKEKHNTGATPSSITTSTDASAANKGKVKEEKLLKVDDDIKEVKTAAATQVLVTRSGVNRSRGFKSSSIFYLLNFTCIVFMSFSIYLSNKVAKLEEENINLRTVCSNKGGGCNDGIEVLQPEDYSSFYLGNGDSRTVALYTVMFTLVIPFLLYKYLDYLPQIKTLSKRTMNNKEEAPLKKRIAYMVDVCFSVYPYAKLLALLFATIFLIGFGGLALYAVSDGSLAEALWLSWTFVADSGNHADRVGTGPRIVSVSISSGGMLIFAMMLGLVSDAISEKVDSLRKGKSEVIEKNHILILGWSDKLGSLLKQLAIANKSIGGGVIVVLAEREKEEMEMDIAKLEFDFMGTSVICRSGSPLILADLKKVSVSKARAIIVLASDENADQSDARALRVVLSLTGVKEGLRGHVVVEMSDLDNEPLVKLVGGELIETVVAHDVIGRLMIQCALQPGLAQIWEDILGFENAEFYIKRWPQLDGLLFQDVLISFPEAIPCGVKVAAEGGKIKLNPDDNYALKEGDEILVIAEDDDTYAPGPLPEVRRSSCPKTMDPPKYPEKILFCGWRRDIDDMIMVLEALLAPGSELWMFNEVPEKEREKKLTDGGLDIHGLENITLVHREGNAVIKRHLENLPLETFDSILILADESLEDSIVHSDSRSLATLLLIRDIQVAWIIFYCRHILACYDSEQLQLYFSNV